A stretch of the Deltaproteobacteria bacterium genome encodes the following:
- a CDS encoding ABC transporter substrate-binding protein produces MNRARRSFLLLSLFVLFWLLLPGEVAAEEAARKPARRIVSLAPSVTETLFALGAGEQLVGICSFCDFPQGVERIARMGAYATPNVEAIIAATPDLVIGVPPNNPEAIAALGRVGLKVIVVHVDTIAQIEAAIRTIAREAGREVQGEQLLAAMQARMAAIQARIADAPLRRVLMVVGQNPLIAVGSNIYLHELITRAQGINIAAATGQMWPQLSLEFAVANQPEVIIDGSMGSEEQAPDQRFGIWKNFPALPAVRDGRLYGGRSYTLLRPGPRLPEAFEDIARFIHPERFPESQVAPAP; encoded by the coding sequence GCAGCGCGGAAACCAGCTCGACGCATCGTGTCGCTTGCGCCTTCAGTAACAGAGACGCTCTTCGCGCTTGGTGCCGGGGAGCAATTGGTGGGCATCTGTTCGTTCTGCGACTTTCCGCAGGGAGTGGAGCGCATCGCCCGCATGGGAGCGTATGCGACGCCCAATGTCGAAGCCATTATCGCCGCTACACCAGACTTGGTGATCGGAGTGCCGCCGAATAATCCCGAAGCCATCGCTGCGCTTGGACGTGTCGGTCTGAAGGTGATCGTCGTACACGTCGATACCATCGCTCAAATCGAAGCGGCGATCCGCACGATTGCCCGCGAAGCTGGCCGTGAAGTGCAGGGAGAACAGCTTTTGGCCGCTATGCAGGCGCGAATGGCGGCGATTCAAGCGCGGATCGCAGATGCCCCGCTGCGGCGGGTGCTGATGGTGGTCGGACAAAATCCGCTGATTGCGGTGGGCAGTAACATTTATCTCCACGAATTGATTACCCGGGCGCAGGGCATCAATATCGCCGCTGCCACCGGCCAGATGTGGCCCCAGTTGAGCTTGGAGTTTGCCGTGGCAAATCAGCCGGAAGTGATTATCGACGGGTCCATGGGCTCCGAGGAACAAGCGCCAGACCAGCGGTTCGGCATCTGGAAAAATTTCCCCGCACTTCCGGCGGTACGAGACGGGCGTTTGTACGGCGGTCGCTCCTACACCTTGTTGCGGCCAGGACCGCGCCTGCCCGAGGCGTTCGAGGACATTGCTCGATTTATTCACCCGGAACGGTTCCCTGAGAGTCAAGTTGCGCCCGCTCCCTGA
- a CDS encoding Mrp/NBP35 family ATP-binding protein, with protein sequence MSNEQDISRQLAQILYPGSRHNILSLGLIRRLRVEGGTVLLHLRPSSASEDIVRQFGEKITSALKSLPDVQEVEIHGGPAQSEHAHADHAGHAHAGHAKPAQAPGAPAQGPIPGVRRILAVASGKGGVGKSTVAVNLALALQALGNRVGLLDGDIHGPSVPMMMGTQATPRTTQEKKIYPVERYDVKLVSMGFFLDDQSPVIWRGPLVMGIIRQFLRDVIWGELDYLVVDLPPGTGDASLTLAQEVPLSGGVIVSTPQDVALLDVQRGIAMFRQVKVPLLGVIENMSYYECAHCGEREETFGHGGVKKTGLEVLGEIPIVEDLRAAGDQGHPLVLQQPDHPVSRVFLDIARQVTEKLRDAARVARA encoded by the coding sequence ATGAGCAACGAGCAAGATATTTCCCGCCAACTCGCACAGATCCTGTATCCGGGGTCTCGTCACAATATCCTCTCGTTGGGGCTGATTCGTCGCCTCCGTGTCGAAGGAGGCACAGTGCTCCTGCATCTCCGCCCATCGAGTGCGTCGGAGGACATTGTTCGGCAGTTCGGCGAGAAAATTACCTCCGCGCTTAAAAGCTTGCCGGATGTGCAAGAAGTGGAGATCCATGGCGGCCCGGCTCAGAGCGAACATGCGCATGCCGATCACGCTGGCCATGCTCATGCCGGTCATGCCAAGCCGGCCCAGGCACCTGGAGCACCTGCCCAAGGGCCGATTCCTGGAGTGCGAAGAATCCTGGCCGTGGCTAGCGGCAAAGGCGGCGTCGGGAAATCGACGGTTGCGGTCAACCTTGCGCTGGCGTTGCAGGCTTTAGGCAACCGGGTAGGGTTGCTTGATGGAGACATCCACGGTCCGAGCGTGCCGATGATGATGGGCACGCAAGCGACGCCACGCACCACACAAGAGAAAAAGATTTATCCGGTCGAGCGCTACGATGTGAAGCTGGTATCCATGGGATTCTTTCTTGACGACCAATCGCCGGTCATTTGGCGCGGACCTTTGGTGATGGGCATCATTCGTCAATTCCTTCGTGATGTGATTTGGGGAGAGCTGGACTATCTCGTGGTCGATCTGCCGCCGGGGACCGGCGATGCCTCCCTGACACTTGCTCAGGAAGTGCCCTTGAGCGGAGGGGTGATTGTCAGCACTCCTCAGGACGTGGCCCTTTTGGATGTCCAGCGCGGTATCGCCATGTTTCGGCAAGTGAAAGTGCCGCTGCTCGGTGTCATCGAGAATATGAGCTATTACGAGTGCGCGCATTGCGGGGAGCGGGAAGAGACTTTCGGTCATGGTGGCGTGAAAAAGACAGGGCTCGAGGTGTTGGGCGAGATTCCTATCGTGGAAGACCTGCGCGCCGCCGGCGATCAGGGCCATCCGTTAGTGCTCCAGCAGCCCGACCATCCCGTGTCGCGGGTGTTTCTCGACATTGCCAGACAAGTGACGGAGAAACTTCGCGATGCCGCGCGGGTCGCGCGGGCATAA
- a CDS encoding heme ABC transporter ATP-binding protein, whose protein sequence is MAALEHVSFSYGEIEAVSDLCLSVAQGEIYGLLGPNGSGKSTVVRLLSGVIVPQRGQVCFAGQPLTTLRREVLAQRVAVVPQDTHIDLPFSVFEIVLMGRTPHHERFGFETKVDLALAYRAMELTDVKGLAHRAIHELSGGERQRVILARALAQTPQLLLLDEPTAFLDIKHQVEVYDLVRHLSRQEGLTVVSILHDLNLAALYCDRLALLKNGRLFASGAPAEVLTRANVQAVYETEVSTSMNPLTGKVQILPLDAETRRRVASSARPGIDEVEPENLWLGRRNETL, encoded by the coding sequence ATGGCCGCACTTGAACACGTTAGTTTCTCGTATGGGGAGATTGAGGCAGTCAGCGATCTCTGCTTGTCCGTAGCCCAAGGGGAAATTTACGGGTTGCTGGGTCCCAACGGCTCGGGAAAATCCACGGTCGTGCGGCTGTTGAGCGGCGTGATCGTGCCGCAGCGTGGGCAGGTCTGTTTTGCCGGTCAGCCGTTGACAACCCTCCGCCGCGAAGTCTTAGCCCAGAGGGTGGCCGTGGTGCCGCAAGACACGCACATCGATTTACCGTTTTCCGTCTTCGAGATCGTCTTGATGGGGCGTACACCACACCATGAACGTTTCGGGTTTGAAACCAAAGTCGACCTTGCTCTCGCCTATCGGGCGATGGAGCTGACCGACGTGAAAGGTCTGGCGCACCGCGCGATTCATGAGTTGAGCGGCGGGGAGCGGCAGCGGGTGATCTTGGCCCGGGCTTTAGCACAGACGCCGCAATTATTGCTGCTCGACGAGCCGACGGCTTTTCTCGATATCAAGCATCAAGTCGAAGTGTATGACCTCGTGCGCCATTTGAGTCGGCAAGAGGGGCTCACGGTGGTGTCGATTCTGCACGATCTGAATTTAGCGGCGCTGTACTGTGATCGCTTGGCGTTGTTGAAGAATGGGCGGTTGTTTGCCTCCGGTGCACCGGCGGAGGTGCTGACCAGAGCCAACGTCCAGGCGGTGTATGAAACTGAAGTCTCTACCAGCATGAACCCACTGACCGGGAAGGTGCAAATTTTACCGCTTGATGCTGAGACACGGCGACGAGTTGCGTCCTCGGCCCGCCCCGGGATTGACGAGGTGGAGCCAGAGAATCTATGGTTGGGGCGCAGAAATGAGACTCTATGA
- a CDS encoding iron ABC transporter permease, with amino-acid sequence MLYLTKRKWLLVNGGLLGLLLISLLWCTALGAVPVDLFKAWRTPTLDNPDYVIVVRTRFPRVLLSAVVGGALGITGAALQALLHNPLACPHILGVSGGASLLGILALVWVGAATSLPGFVRISMVSLAAFSGAIAATVLIYRTALTHGRLQPYALLLTGVVFNAFCGALIMLVNSLVDFYQSHSVLFWLMGSLAAQDYATVAMIGGFVGVGAIWLIAQSRRFDLLSVGEEGAAQLGVDIEALRRGTFLASSVLVGAIVAVSGMIGFVGLIVPHALRLFFGADHRLLLPASLWGGAIFLVWADTVARTIVSPTELPVGVVTAMCGGPFFLYLLRKEGQKAFAH; translated from the coding sequence ATGCTCTATCTGACCAAACGCAAATGGCTGCTCGTGAATGGCGGGTTGCTGGGATTACTGCTCATTTCCTTGTTGTGGTGTACCGCGTTGGGGGCGGTGCCGGTCGATTTGTTCAAAGCCTGGCGAACGCCGACGCTCGATAACCCGGATTACGTGATTGTCGTCCGAACGCGCTTTCCCCGAGTGTTGCTCTCAGCCGTTGTCGGCGGGGCGCTGGGGATTACCGGGGCGGCTTTGCAAGCCTTGTTGCACAATCCGCTCGCCTGCCCGCACATTCTCGGGGTCTCTGGCGGGGCGTCGCTGTTGGGGATTCTAGCCCTAGTTTGGGTCGGGGCGGCTACCAGTCTTCCTGGGTTCGTGCGGATTTCCATGGTGTCGCTTGCTGCCTTCAGTGGTGCGATTGCCGCGACGGTGTTGATCTATCGCACAGCATTGACGCATGGGCGATTACAGCCGTACGCGCTGCTCTTAACCGGCGTGGTGTTCAATGCGTTTTGTGGCGCGTTGATTATGCTGGTCAATTCGCTCGTGGATTTTTATCAGAGTCATAGCGTGCTGTTTTGGTTGATGGGCAGTTTGGCTGCGCAAGATTATGCGACGGTCGCTATGATTGGCGGGTTCGTCGGTGTCGGTGCCATCTGGCTGATTGCCCAGAGTCGCCGTTTTGATCTTTTGAGCGTCGGCGAGGAAGGCGCAGCCCAATTGGGAGTCGATATTGAGGCTCTGCGGCGTGGAACCTTTTTGGCTTCTTCGGTGTTGGTGGGGGCGATTGTCGCGGTCAGTGGCATGATCGGGTTTGTGGGATTGATCGTGCCGCATGCGTTACGCCTATTTTTCGGTGCCGATCATCGCTTGTTGCTGCCAGCCTCGTTGTGGGGTGGCGCGATCTTTTTGGTGTGGGCAGATACCGTAGCGAGAACGATCGTGAGTCCCACCGAGTTGCCGGTTGGCGTGGTGACGGCGATGTGTGGCGGGCCATTCTTTCTGTATCTGCTACGAAAGGAAGGCCAAAAGGCTTTTGCGCACTAG